The proteins below are encoded in one region of Apium graveolens cultivar Ventura chromosome 4, ASM990537v1, whole genome shotgun sequence:
- the LOC141717213 gene encoding WEB family protein At1g75720 isoform X1: MEGDDALTNTKKAEIDTSAPFGSVKEAVMLFGERVLAGEIYTNRLKELQNGAIEDEHASSANNGTMAIELEETKQNLEKAKDESMLMATYLLSLQKELERTRQELQQLKEQKKEKLQLKPEVDEDVKHVEINAATKYEGMMISHDQKVEFQNKKYVTFRNPQTVAKTHVVPQGDAVLERHPSLRIKKKKSLMPLFGFLFPRKKGSTNAAGAANEV; this comes from the exons ATGGAAGGAGATGATGCATTAACGAACACGAAGAAAGCAGAAATCGACACAAGTGCACCGTTCGGGTCAGTCAAGGAGGCTGTCATGCTCTTCGGTGAGAGAGTTCTAGCTGGAGAAATCTATACCAACAGGCTCAAAGAG CTTCAGAATGGAGCCATTGAAGATGAGCATGCAAGTTCTGCAAATAATGGAACAATGGCAATTGAGTTGGAGGAGACAAAGCAAAACCTTGAAAAGGCTAAAGATGAAAGCATGTTAATGGCGACTTATCTCTTATCTTTGCAGAAAGAGCTTGAACGTACAAGGCAAGAACTCCAACAACTAAAAGAACAAAAAAAGGAAAAGTTGCAGCTTAAGCCAGAGGTTGACGAAGATGTTAAACATGTTGAAATTAATGCTGCAACAAAATATGAAGGAATGATGATTAGTCATGATCAGAAAGTGGAGTTTCAGAATAAGAAATATGTAACGTTTAGAAATCCACAAACTGTAGCCAAAACTCATGTGGTGCCACAAGGGGACGCGGTGCTTGAGAGACACCCTTCTTTGAGGATCAAGAAAAAGAAGTCATTGATGCCGCTATTTGGTTTTCTTTTTCCAAGAAAAAAAGGAAGCACTAATGCTGCAGGTGCAGCAAATGAAGTTTGA
- the LOC141717213 gene encoding WEB family protein At1g75720 isoform X2, whose protein sequence is MEGDDALTNTKKAEIDTSAPFGSVKEAVMLFGERVLAGEIYTNRLKENGAIEDEHASSANNGTMAIELEETKQNLEKAKDESMLMATYLLSLQKELERTRQELQQLKEQKKEKLQLKPEVDEDVKHVEINAATKYEGMMISHDQKVEFQNKKYVTFRNPQTVAKTHVVPQGDAVLERHPSLRIKKKKSLMPLFGFLFPRKKGSTNAAGAANEV, encoded by the exons ATGGAAGGAGATGATGCATTAACGAACACGAAGAAAGCAGAAATCGACACAAGTGCACCGTTCGGGTCAGTCAAGGAGGCTGTCATGCTCTTCGGTGAGAGAGTTCTAGCTGGAGAAATCTATACCAACAGGCTCAAAGAG AATGGAGCCATTGAAGATGAGCATGCAAGTTCTGCAAATAATGGAACAATGGCAATTGAGTTGGAGGAGACAAAGCAAAACCTTGAAAAGGCTAAAGATGAAAGCATGTTAATGGCGACTTATCTCTTATCTTTGCAGAAAGAGCTTGAACGTACAAGGCAAGAACTCCAACAACTAAAAGAACAAAAAAAGGAAAAGTTGCAGCTTAAGCCAGAGGTTGACGAAGATGTTAAACATGTTGAAATTAATGCTGCAACAAAATATGAAGGAATGATGATTAGTCATGATCAGAAAGTGGAGTTTCAGAATAAGAAATATGTAACGTTTAGAAATCCACAAACTGTAGCCAAAACTCATGTGGTGCCACAAGGGGACGCGGTGCTTGAGAGACACCCTTCTTTGAGGATCAAGAAAAAGAAGTCATTGATGCCGCTATTTGGTTTTCTTTTTCCAAGAAAAAAAGGAAGCACTAATGCTGCAGGTGCAGCAAATGAAGTTTGA